One region of Duncaniella freteri genomic DNA includes:
- a CDS encoding pyridoxal-phosphate-dependent aminotransferase family protein, translating into MLNFTVGPVMSNEEVLAIGGEQVPYFRTQEFSNIMLENEALMKEFLNASQEAKAVFITGSGTASMEAVVMNVFTSDDKLLVIDGGSFGHRFTQICDIHKILYTAIKLQQGHTVTAEMLQEYEGKGYTGLLVNIHETSTGVHYDSQMLGDFCKRNNMLFVIDAISSFLADMLDMQAVNADVIITGSQKVLACAPGISIIVLGEKALKRVHENETITMYLDLKDALKNAERGQTPFTPAVGILRQINARLRQIKRDGGAASEIAKIKAQAEDFRSKIKDLPFEIVSESMSNALTPLHPTTASAYDIFLELKDNYGIWICPNGGDMKETIFRVGHFGAQTTEDNDTLITAFKDLQAKGII; encoded by the coding sequence ATGTTAAATTTCACAGTCGGACCTGTAATGTCAAACGAGGAGGTGCTCGCCATAGGTGGTGAGCAAGTTCCTTATTTCAGAACTCAGGAGTTTTCTAATATAATGCTGGAGAATGAGGCGTTGATGAAAGAATTTCTCAATGCTTCGCAAGAGGCAAAGGCAGTTTTTATCACCGGCTCAGGCACGGCTTCCATGGAGGCTGTTGTCATGAATGTTTTCACATCTGATGACAAGCTGCTTGTGATTGATGGTGGCTCTTTTGGACACCGATTCACCCAAATTTGTGATATACACAAGATTCTTTACACGGCTATCAAACTGCAGCAAGGACATACCGTTACAGCAGAAATGCTTCAAGAGTATGAAGGGAAAGGATATACCGGCTTGCTTGTGAACATACATGAGACTTCAACCGGGGTTCATTACGATTCTCAGATGCTTGGGGATTTCTGCAAGAGAAACAACATGCTGTTCGTAATTGATGCGATTAGTTCATTCCTTGCCGACATGCTTGATATGCAGGCGGTGAATGCAGATGTCATAATCACCGGCTCGCAGAAAGTACTTGCATGCGCTCCCGGAATTTCAATCATCGTTCTCGGAGAAAAGGCATTGAAGCGAGTTCATGAAAACGAGACCATAACCATGTACCTTGACCTGAAAGACGCATTGAAAAATGCGGAACGCGGTCAGACTCCATTCACGCCCGCTGTCGGTATCCTAAGACAAATCAATGCCCGTCTACGCCAGATAAAGAGAGACGGCGGTGCTGCATCAGAAATAGCAAAAATCAAAGCCCAGGCCGAAGACTTCAGGAGCAAGATAAAAGACCTGCCATTTGAAATTGTCTCGGAATCAATGTCAAATGCGTTGACTCCTCTACATCCGACAACCGCTTCTGCATACGACATATTCCTTGAACTCAAAGACAACTATGGAATATGGATTTGTCCAAATGGCGGAGATATGAAAGAAACCATATTCCGTGTTGGGCATTTTGGAGCGCAGACTACAGAAGATAACGACACACTTATTACTGCGTTCAAAGACCTTCAGGCTAAAGGAATCATATAA
- a CDS encoding Gfo/Idh/MocA family oxidoreductase, translating into MTKVITYGTYDFLHEGHIRLLERAKALGNYLIVGVTADGFDMARGKINVGQSLMERVEAVRRTGLADKIIIEEYEGQKIDDIRRYEVDIFTVGSDWVGKFDYLNDYCKVVYLERTQGVSSTQIRSHNREIRIGIVGETNIVNKFKNECRFVNGVAISGIYAATDEFLDTELKAMVLETPTLDDLLAKSDAVYVASIPSEHYSQVRKALSAGVHVICESPIALNVEEYEELERIAEEKSLVLMDGIKTAYSLAYNRMMLLIKGGIIGDVLSVDTTCTSLIDMSKELSPYQWNSICWWGPTAMLPVFQIFGTDCKNILRYSKTLPEHSDFDLFTKLSFVFNGGVASIKVGQGVKSEGEMVISGTKGYIYVPAPWWKTDYFEVRYENPADNRRYFYQLEGEGIRYEILSFLHLIQGQQSYNQIPAAISETIVSIIENRK; encoded by the coding sequence ATGACAAAGGTCATAACATACGGTACATACGATTTCCTTCATGAGGGACATATCCGGCTACTGGAGCGAGCCAAAGCACTCGGTAATTACCTCATAGTAGGTGTTACCGCTGACGGCTTTGACATGGCACGTGGCAAGATTAATGTCGGGCAGTCGCTGATGGAGCGTGTGGAGGCAGTGCGTCGCACCGGGCTTGCCGACAAGATAATTATAGAAGAGTATGAGGGTCAGAAGATTGATGACATACGTCGGTATGAAGTCGACATCTTTACTGTCGGTTCAGACTGGGTAGGGAAATTCGATTACCTCAACGATTACTGCAAAGTCGTTTATCTTGAAAGGACACAGGGTGTCTCCTCCACTCAGATAAGAAGCCATAACCGCGAAATACGCATCGGAATCGTCGGAGAGACAAACATCGTGAACAAATTCAAGAATGAATGTCGTTTCGTGAACGGTGTGGCTATCTCCGGCATCTATGCTGCCACTGATGAATTTCTTGACACCGAATTAAAGGCAATGGTTTTGGAGACTCCCACCCTTGATGACTTGCTTGCCAAGAGCGATGCAGTGTATGTCGCCTCGATACCGTCGGAACACTATTCACAAGTCAGAAAGGCTCTTTCAGCTGGTGTGCATGTGATATGCGAATCCCCGATAGCCTTAAATGTTGAGGAATATGAGGAACTGGAAAGAATAGCGGAAGAAAAGTCCCTTGTCTTGATGGACGGCATAAAGACCGCCTATTCCCTTGCATACAACCGTATGATGCTTCTGATAAAAGGAGGAATCATAGGTGATGTGCTTTCGGTAGACACCACCTGCACAAGCCTTATTGACATGTCAAAGGAGTTGTCACCATACCAATGGAACAGTATCTGCTGGTGGGGACCGACAGCGATGCTTCCTGTGTTCCAGATATTCGGTACCGACTGCAAGAATATCCTACGCTATTCAAAGACATTGCCAGAACATTCCGACTTTGACCTCTTCACAAAGTTATCATTCGTTTTTAACGGAGGTGTCGCCTCGATAAAAGTTGGACAAGGCGTGAAATCAGAGGGTGAGATGGTAATCTCCGGCACCAAAGGCTACATCTACGTTCCAGCACCGTGGTGGAAAACCGACTACTTTGAAGTACGATACGAAAATCCAGCCGACAACCGACGTTACTTCTACCAGCTCGAAGGAGAAGGAATCCGCTACGAAATCCTCTCCTTCCTCCACTTGATTCAAGGGCAACAGTCGTACAACCAAATCCCAGCTGCCATATCCGAGACCATCGTCTCAATTATCGAGAATCGAAAATAG
- a CDS encoding Coenzyme F420 hydrogenase/dehydrogenase, beta subunit C-terminal domain, with translation MPQIDKPNYLCVGCGACAYSCPKQCITYVDNPLGQYVPSVDYDKCIECKLCEKRCPIYSASIPQKHDGIQYNPITGEYISCYKGYDEKFRPTSASGGFLTAVLYNLLDTKSVDNVVCVINNHTESSFYQYDIVSEKDDLLKNSRSAYYPMEISSVLRYIRDNEGKYAIVVLPCQAKAIREIQRTDYILRERIMFLLGLVCGGMPGKDMVEYIALDNGLNVKDVQSISFREKSIADLNRQCSVTLRVTEYYSVRSRFPDEAFGFSYLNKLFHYRACNICDDIYAEFADAVFMDAWLPEHRDDKLGTSICIIRNKTLDDILTSYFANNTHCEPVNISIAIEAQNCVGLIQRKKKQSYFKRSFYHRLGYVTPEAKDIALSIAEKIKFFIRATQELLIQNKSSKLWIKFKQGAISFNKYKGEMKRFIKLVKKI, from the coding sequence ATGCCACAAATAGATAAGCCTAATTATCTGTGTGTAGGTTGTGGGGCATGTGCTTATTCTTGTCCAAAACAATGCATAACATACGTTGATAATCCGTTAGGACAATATGTTCCATCTGTTGACTACGATAAGTGTATTGAGTGTAAATTATGCGAAAAAAGGTGCCCTATTTATTCAGCTAGTATACCACAAAAGCATGATGGCATTCAGTACAATCCAATAACCGGAGAATACATTTCATGTTATAAAGGGTATGATGAAAAATTCAGACCTACAAGTGCATCAGGCGGTTTTCTCACAGCCGTTTTATATAATCTTCTTGATACTAAAAGCGTAGACAATGTAGTTTGTGTCATAAATAATCATACAGAAAGTTCATTCTATCAATATGATATAGTCTCAGAAAAGGATGATTTGCTGAAGAATTCTCGATCCGCATATTATCCTATGGAAATATCCAGCGTGCTGCGCTATATTCGAGATAATGAAGGTAAGTATGCCATCGTGGTATTGCCATGTCAGGCAAAAGCCATTAGAGAGATACAAAGAACTGATTATATACTGCGTGAGCGTATCATGTTTTTGCTCGGACTTGTGTGCGGAGGAATGCCTGGCAAAGATATGGTTGAATACATTGCATTGGACAATGGATTAAATGTCAAAGATGTGCAAAGTATATCCTTTAGGGAGAAGAGCATTGCCGATTTAAATCGGCAATGCTCTGTAACACTGCGTGTTACAGAGTATTATTCCGTAAGGAGTCGATTCCCTGACGAAGCCTTTGGATTTTCATATCTTAACAAGCTTTTCCATTATCGAGCCTGCAATATTTGCGATGACATATATGCTGAATTTGCTGATGCTGTATTTATGGATGCATGGTTACCGGAACACCGTGATGATAAATTAGGAACATCAATCTGCATAATACGCAATAAAACCCTCGATGATATTTTGACATCGTATTTTGCCAACAACACTCACTGTGAACCAGTAAATATCTCTATCGCCATAGAAGCACAAAATTGCGTTGGACTGATTCAACGTAAGAAAAAACAGTCCTACTTCAAGCGCAGCTTTTATCATCGATTAGGTTACGTTACACCAGAGGCTAAGGACATCGCATTAAGCATTGCAGAAAAAATAAAGTTCTTTATTCGTGCAACCCAAGAATTACTTATTCAAAATAAATCCTCGAAACTATGGATTAAATTTAAGCAAGGGGCTATTTCATTCAATAAATATAAGGGTGAAATGAAACGGTTTATCAAACTTGTTAAAAAAATATAA
- a CDS encoding DUF6625 family protein → MYKIGIISIYFGALPNYFNLWLDSCRRNPCFDFIFISDQTITDIPDNVRLIKCSLDKVREKFENHLGKPVALDKPYKLCDYRPLYGAVFQDIIYDYDFWGHCDIDLIWGDLKKFISGEILEKHDKIFPLGHLSLYRNSFEINNAYKLAGSQRGDYNRVISTNKSCIFDERYGINKIFEANNLPLYNRETAADIGFRNQRMIIAGNQNKNYDFQLFTYEKGHCYRYYIVEDGVARDEFSYIHLQKRPYRETVFTDRFIVAQNDFIPFKGDITSEMIKKHNPFRGHTYEWFEYHYRDLSFRINRRIKQLFIK, encoded by the coding sequence ATGTATAAAATCGGTATAATAAGCATTTATTTCGGAGCATTACCTAATTATTTTAATTTATGGCTCGATTCGTGTAGACGCAATCCTTGTTTTGATTTCATTTTTATTTCGGACCAGACCATTACCGATATACCGGATAATGTAAGATTGATTAAATGTTCACTTGACAAGGTGCGCGAAAAATTTGAAAACCATCTTGGCAAGCCAGTAGCACTTGACAAGCCATATAAACTATGTGATTACAGACCTCTATACGGTGCTGTTTTTCAGGATATTATATATGATTATGATTTTTGGGGCCATTGCGATATTGATTTGATTTGGGGTGACTTGAAAAAATTTATCAGTGGTGAGATTCTTGAAAAACATGACAAGATATTTCCGCTTGGACATTTGTCTTTGTATCGGAACTCGTTTGAAATCAATAACGCATACAAACTTGCAGGAAGCCAAAGAGGAGATTACAATCGTGTGATATCAACGAACAAATCCTGCATTTTTGATGAGAGATATGGTATCAATAAGATTTTTGAAGCCAATAATCTGCCACTATATAATCGTGAGACCGCAGCAGACATTGGTTTTAGAAACCAACGTATGATAATAGCCGGCAATCAAAACAAAAATTATGATTTTCAACTTTTCACCTATGAAAAGGGACATTGCTACCGCTATTACATAGTAGAAGACGGTGTGGCTCGCGATGAATTTTCTTACATTCATCTACAGAAACGGCCATATAGAGAAACTGTATTCACCGATAGATTTATAGTAGCACAAAACGACTTTATTCCATTTAAAGGTGATATAACGTCCGAGATGATAAAAAAACACAATCCATTTAGAGGTCACACCTATGAATGGTTTGAATACCACTATCGAGATTTATCTTTCAGAATTAACAGAAGAATCAAACAACTATTTATAAAATAA
- a CDS encoding glycosyltransferase family 4 protein — translation MKIVYMTYGIHYSGGMERVLSVKANYFAEVLEYEVYIVITDGKGRSPFFKFSDKIQIIDLGINYRDLVGMNPLKKCIPYFLKKLRHQRKLSRLLNEIKPDISISMFQYEASVLHKIKDGSKKIIESHFCRAVDLLRNKEKHGISKYIAKYLFKKNSKIASRYDCLVTLTEDDLRLYDDVKSVRCIPNPLTITPPTYVLRNSPASTESAHDCVEADFPRDRKNTNILLAIGRISYQKGFDNLVKIWADIEKEFPNWELHIYGSHEDRPYYEYIQSMIQESKLNRIFIFNPTDNIEKVYEKSDLLAVTSNYEGFNLSIIEGMSYGLPVVSFDCPCGPGEILRGHDCGVLIAPGDNRAFANALRGFMSNSELRKRYSDKAYVRAKDFSIDNIMGKWITLFREL, via the coding sequence ATGAAAATTGTCTACATGACATATGGGATTCATTATTCCGGTGGCATGGAAAGAGTGTTGTCAGTGAAAGCTAATTATTTTGCTGAAGTACTGGAATATGAAGTGTATATTGTCATAACGGATGGCAAAGGGAGGTCGCCTTTTTTCAAATTCTCTGACAAGATACAAATAATTGACCTTGGGATAAATTATCGCGACCTTGTGGGCATGAATCCTCTTAAGAAATGTATTCCATATTTTCTTAAGAAATTAAGACATCAACGCAAACTAAGTAGATTGCTAAATGAAATCAAACCAGATATAAGCATATCGATGTTCCAATATGAAGCCTCAGTCCTGCATAAAATAAAGGATGGAAGCAAAAAGATTATTGAGAGCCATTTTTGTCGTGCAGTAGATTTGTTAAGAAACAAAGAGAAACACGGCATTTCAAAATACATAGCCAAGTATTTATTCAAAAAAAATTCTAAAATAGCTTCGAGATATGACTGTCTTGTGACTTTAACAGAAGACGATTTACGACTATATGATGATGTAAAAAGTGTACGGTGTATCCCTAACCCACTGACTATCACCCCCCCCACATACGTTTTACGCAACTCGCCTGCTTCAACAGAATCTGCGCATGACTGCGTAGAGGCTGATTTTCCAAGAGACAGGAAAAATACAAATATACTTTTAGCAATTGGCCGAATTAGTTATCAAAAAGGATTTGACAATTTGGTTAAAATATGGGCAGATATTGAGAAAGAGTTTCCTAATTGGGAATTGCATATATATGGTTCTCATGAGGACAGGCCTTATTATGAATACATTCAAAGTATGATTCAAGAGAGTAAACTCAATCGAATATTTATATTTAATCCGACAGACAACATAGAGAAGGTCTACGAGAAAAGTGATTTATTAGCAGTCACATCCAACTACGAAGGCTTTAACCTGTCGATTATAGAGGGTATGAGTTACGGATTGCCCGTAGTCTCATTTGATTGTCCCTGTGGTCCTGGAGAAATCCTTCGTGGGCATGATTGTGGCGTTTTGATAGCCCCTGGTGACAATAGAGCCTTTGCCAACGCACTTCGTGGATTTATGAGCAATTCAGAATTACGTAAGAGATATAGCGATAAGGCTTATGTTAGAGCAAAAGACTTTTCCATTGATAATATAATGGGAAAATGGATAACACTTTTCCGCGAGTTATGA
- a CDS encoding BCCT family transporter, which produces MATAERKIDWTTMLIPFAIVVAMMAVFMIEPEGSKNVVDTLRGFFGDTIGIYYPILAIGSVLCALYVAMKPKYGNIRLGDTNRPAYSNFKWGTMIFTSTMAADIMFYSLIEWALYGGEQHVQNLGGTQMWAPTFTLFHWGPLAWGFYVILAVCFAFMIHVRRRRRQRFSEACRPLFGNKVDGLLGRIIDIAAIFAIVCATGTTFSLATPLLTQAMGYVFGFTANTAVTIIVLLLICTIYTVTVLFGLKGISNLAAICSYLFFAILFYFLFLGGETRYIIETGFQSLGNMVQNFVGLSTYMDPLRENGFAQTWTVYYWAYWLVWACATPFFIAIISKGRTIRNTVFGSFGWGLAGTYMSFIILGNYGLSQQMNQNIDILEFINRGGRCMMPYS; this is translated from the coding sequence ATGGCGACAGCAGAAAGAAAAATTGACTGGACAACGATGCTGATACCGTTTGCAATCGTCGTTGCGATGATGGCGGTATTTATGATAGAACCCGAAGGGTCGAAGAACGTGGTTGATACGCTTCGCGGATTCTTCGGCGACACCATAGGAATATATTATCCGATACTGGCGATTGGGAGTGTCCTGTGCGCCCTGTATGTTGCCATGAAACCGAAATATGGCAATATCAGACTCGGTGACACAAACCGCCCAGCATACAGCAACTTCAAGTGGGGTACGATGATATTCACCTCCACAATGGCCGCCGACATAATGTTCTATTCCCTCATTGAGTGGGCACTATATGGTGGTGAGCAACATGTACAGAATCTCGGTGGAACCCAGATGTGGGCACCGACATTCACCCTTTTCCATTGGGGACCACTTGCATGGGGTTTCTACGTTATTCTTGCTGTATGCTTTGCGTTCATGATACATGTGCGCCGTCGCCGCCGTCAGCGATTCTCAGAGGCTTGCCGTCCTTTGTTCGGCAATAAGGTAGATGGGTTGTTAGGCAGGATTATTGATATCGCAGCTATCTTTGCGATTGTCTGTGCCACAGGTACGACATTCTCACTTGCCACACCTCTCCTAACCCAGGCTATGGGTTACGTATTCGGCTTCACCGCCAACACGGCAGTCACAATCATAGTATTGCTGCTGATATGCACCATATATACAGTCACAGTTCTATTTGGTCTTAAAGGTATCAGCAATCTCGCGGCTATATGTTCCTATCTATTCTTCGCGATATTGTTCTATTTCCTGTTCCTCGGAGGCGAGACACGATACATCATCGAGACCGGATTCCAGTCGTTGGGCAATATGGTTCAGAACTTCGTAGGACTGTCGACGTATATGGATCCGCTCCGAGAGAATGGATTCGCGCAGACATGGACAGTGTATTATTGGGCATACTGGCTTGTATGGGCATGTGCCACACCGTTCTTCATTGCAATCATCTCCAAAGGACGCACCATCCGCAACACCGTTTTCGGTTCATTCGGATGGGGGCTTGCCGGGACATATATGTCGTTCATAATCCTCGGTAACTATGGACTTTCCCAACAGATGAATCAAAACATTGATATACTGGAGTTTATAAATAGGGGGGGTCGATGTATGATGCCATATTCATGA
- a CDS encoding oligosaccharide flippase family protein: MAINQIKGGIVLNYVIIGLNIVLGLLYTPYMLRMLGQNEYGLYSLVASIIAYLTLLDFGFGNAIVRYTAKLISEGKQKEQWELNGMFIVIYSLIGLLAVGVGIILYNNVEWLFDAKMTQDDIAQAKIMIVLLIINLALTFPLSVYGSIIVAYQDFIFQKILTLCRLLFTALTIVILLYLGYKAIAMVVVQTIFNLGILFINCIYCFKKLHIKVWFSNLKFTILKEIAHYSFWVFLSQIIDRVYWGSGQFVLGSLIGTTAVAIFSVAILLQQMYMTFSSSISSVLLPKITAMANDSGNEVAISNLFIRTGRIQAVVMALILFGFYIFGSSFIKLWAGNGYTEVYPITLLFFTALFIPTIQTTGYTILQARNQMKFRSIVYLFISICSLILQVVFTKIFGIMGCAYAIGGALILGQGLVMNIYYYKKQKIDIPLFWKETIKIMIAPIVLTLLAKMIIPESKLLCNWGSLLVAILLFTTAYGIIVYLCSLNQYEKQLFKSTILVIKRIRK; the protein is encoded by the coding sequence ATGGCGATAAATCAGATAAAGGGAGGAATAGTCCTTAATTATGTTATTATTGGACTTAATATAGTATTGGGGTTGTTATATACCCCTTACATGCTCCGTATGCTTGGACAAAATGAGTATGGACTATATTCTCTCGTCGCTTCAATTATTGCGTATCTTACGCTTCTTGATTTCGGTTTTGGTAATGCAATTGTTCGTTATACGGCTAAGCTAATATCGGAAGGTAAACAAAAAGAACAATGGGAATTGAACGGTATGTTCATTGTGATATATTCCCTAATAGGATTGTTGGCGGTTGGGGTTGGTATAATTTTGTATAATAATGTGGAGTGGTTATTTGATGCAAAGATGACACAAGATGATATTGCTCAGGCAAAAATAATGATTGTGTTATTGATAATCAATTTAGCACTTACATTTCCACTCAGTGTTTATGGTTCAATAATCGTTGCTTATCAAGACTTTATATTTCAAAAAATACTCACTTTATGTCGATTGCTTTTTACAGCTTTGACAATTGTTATTCTTCTTTATTTGGGGTATAAGGCAATTGCAATGGTTGTTGTTCAGACTATTTTCAATCTAGGCATTCTCTTTATCAACTGCATCTACTGCTTTAAAAAGCTACACATTAAAGTTTGGTTTTCAAATTTAAAATTTACAATTCTAAAAGAAATTGCCCACTATTCTTTTTGGGTTTTCCTTAGTCAGATAATTGACAGAGTATATTGGGGAAGCGGTCAATTCGTATTGGGCTCGTTAATAGGGACAACCGCTGTTGCGATATTCTCAGTTGCGATATTACTTCAGCAGATGTATATGACCTTTTCAAGCTCCATATCAAGCGTATTGCTTCCAAAAATTACGGCAATGGCTAATGACAGTGGGAACGAAGTCGCGATTTCCAATCTATTCATACGTACTGGGAGAATTCAAGCAGTTGTCATGGCTCTCATACTATTTGGTTTTTATATTTTTGGCTCATCATTTATAAAATTATGGGCAGGGAATGGATATACTGAAGTCTATCCTATAACTCTATTGTTCTTTACTGCGTTGTTTATTCCTACAATCCAAACGACGGGGTACACTATACTTCAGGCTCGGAACCAAATGAAATTCAGATCTATCGTTTATTTATTCATTTCCATATGTAGCCTTATATTACAGGTAGTATTCACAAAAATCTTTGGAATTATGGGCTGTGCCTATGCTATTGGAGGTGCGCTTATCCTTGGTCAGGGGCTAGTTATGAATATATATTACTATAAAAAACAAAAGATTGACATTCCCCTGTTTTGGAAAGAAACTATAAAGATAATGATAGCTCCGATAGTATTGACATTATTGGCAAAAATGATAATTCCTGAATCAAAATTATTATGTAATTGGGGTTCTCTGTTGGTTGCCATATTGCTTTTCACAACCGCCTATGGTATAATTGTTTATCTATGCTCTTTAAACCAATATGAAAAGCAACTATTTAAGTCAACTATTTTAGTAATAAAACGTATACGCAAATGA
- a CDS encoding toll/interleukin-1 receptor domain-containing protein, protein MTNKDIDKGIEFVRQQVKKLGVIPGNIFMKANAFVESLSKYATWSNKESNLFANILVINNILSCEGMFLRFTQTGYSFINEKQTTLKIDLIAVLPLNNQKPDIAFYLIWDVIGNDKGENPFYVDGKDYYNAIKRFVNGLPPTYSQYMNQLHENGDSKSRCDWGKTLFCKISPDEISSFLNSLSEVINAKISPANDEAEELIEMEDTTFETPINEPMDNNNRQPKIFISHNTDDRDYAKALVQLLTNLGVNEEIDVFCSSLPGCGVKFGKSFIKAIREQYENHDLIMLFIHSPRYYQSHVSLCEMGAAWIMKNEHFSFLTHDCEFKMLDAVITPTEMAFRAGQDNTYPLLNDFKDFIESKFGLTPKSINRWDDIKSDFINAVLKK, encoded by the coding sequence ATGACAAACAAAGACATTGATAAGGGCATTGAATTTGTAAGGCAGCAGGTAAAAAAACTTGGTGTAATACCTGGAAATATATTCATGAAAGCGAATGCTTTTGTGGAGTCGTTGTCAAAATATGCCACGTGGAGCAATAAGGAATCAAATCTCTTTGCCAATATATTGGTAATCAACAATATTCTTTCATGTGAAGGGATGTTTCTGAGATTCACGCAGACCGGATATAGTTTCATCAATGAAAAGCAAACTACATTAAAAATTGATTTAATCGCCGTATTACCCCTTAACAATCAAAAGCCTGATATCGCATTTTATCTGATTTGGGATGTAATAGGCAATGACAAAGGCGAAAACCCTTTTTATGTTGACGGCAAGGATTATTATAATGCTATTAAACGATTTGTCAATGGCCTACCGCCTACATATTCACAATACATGAACCAACTTCACGAAAATGGAGATAGTAAGTCTCGATGTGATTGGGGAAAGACTTTGTTCTGCAAAATATCACCCGATGAGATATCATCATTTCTTAATTCTCTGTCTGAAGTAATTAATGCTAAAATCAGTCCAGCAAATGATGAAGCAGAAGAACTGATTGAAATGGAAGACACTACATTCGAAACACCTATTAATGAACCGATGGATAATAATAACCGACAACCGAAAATTTTTATATCCCATAATACAGATGACAGAGATTATGCAAAAGCCCTTGTGCAATTGCTGACTAATTTGGGAGTGAATGAAGAAATTGACGTTTTTTGTAGTTCACTTCCTGGATGTGGAGTAAAATTTGGTAAAAGTTTTATTAAAGCCATCCGTGAACAATATGAAAACCATGACTTGATTATGCTATTCATCCATTCTCCACGCTATTATCAAAGTCATGTTTCGCTTTGTGAAATGGGCGCAGCATGGATTATGAAGAACGAACACTTTTCTTTTCTTACTCATGACTGTGAATTCAAGATGCTCGATGCCGTAATCACACCTACTGAAATGGCATTTAGAGCCGGTCAAGACAATACTTACCCTCTTTTGAACGATTTCAAGGATTTTATAGAGTCCAAGTTCGGTCTGACTCCAAAGTCGATAAATCGATGGGATGATATCAAGTCAGACTTCATTAATGCTGTCTTGAAGAAATAG
- a CDS encoding BCCT family transporter → MIFNTLPLPALALILLVITMIAFYSTTLDGITYVTSSYSYKQIDPDEEPAKGIRGFWSIMLILLPIGLLFAENSLYGLQGVTIIAAFPVGLLLIMIVWSFFKDCNKWLKTNH, encoded by the coding sequence ATGATATTCAACACCCTACCGCTCCCGGCATTGGCTTTGATTCTGCTCGTCATCACAATGATTGCATTCTACAGTACGACACTCGACGGCATCACCTACGTGACCTCATCATACAGCTACAAGCAAATAGACCCTGACGAAGAACCGGCAAAAGGCATCCGAGGATTCTGGAGCATAATGCTGATACTTCTGCCTATCGGTCTTCTATTCGCCGAAAATTCCTTATATGGATTGCAGGGCGTGACCATAATAGCCGCTTTCCCAGTAGGACTACTGTTGATAATGATTGTGTGGAGCTTCTTCAAAGACTGTAACAAATGGCTCAAGACTAATCATTAA